The following proteins come from a genomic window of Pseudomonas sp. Z8(2022):
- the rpsR gene encoding 30S ribosomal protein S18 has protein sequence MARFFRRRKFCRFTAEDVKEIDFKDLNTLKAYISETGKIVPSRITGTKARYQRQLATAIKRARFLALLPYTDSHGR, from the coding sequence ATGGCACGTTTCTTCCGTCGTCGTAAATTCTGCCGCTTCACCGCTGAAGACGTGAAAGAGATCGATTTCAAAGATCTCAACACCCTGAAAGCCTACATCTCGGAAACCGGCAAGATCGTTCCCAGCCGTATCACCGGTACCAAGGCTCGTTATCAGCGTCAGCTGGCCACCGCTATCAAGCGCGCCCGCTTCCTGGCCCTGCTGCCCTACACCGACAGCCACGGCCGCTGA
- the rpsF gene encoding 30S ribosomal protein S6 codes for MRHYEIIFLVHPDQSEQVGGMVERYTKLIEEDGGKVHRLEDWGRRQLAYAINNVHKAHYVMLNVECTGKALAELEDNFRYNDAVIRNLVIRRDEAVTGQSEMLKAEENRSERRERRERPENAESNDGDDSDSNDSDNADE; via the coding sequence ATGCGTCATTACGAAATCATCTTCCTGGTTCACCCGGACCAGAGCGAGCAAGTCGGCGGCATGGTCGAGCGTTACACCAAGCTGATCGAAGAAGACGGTGGCAAGGTTCACCGCCTGGAAGACTGGGGCCGTCGTCAGCTGGCTTATGCCATCAACAACGTCCACAAAGCCCACTACGTGATGCTCAACGTAGAGTGCACCGGCAAGGCCCTGGCCGAGCTGGAAGACAACTTCCGCTACAACGACGCCGTGATCCGTAACCTGGTCATCCGTCGCGACGAGGCCGTTACTGGCCAGTCCGAGATGCTGAAGGCCGAAGAGAACCGCAGTGAGCGCCGCGAGCGTCGTGAACGTCCTGAAAACGCCGAGTCCAACGACGGCGATGACAGCGACAGCAACGACAGCGACAACGCTGACGAGTAA
- the rlmB gene encoding 23S rRNA (guanosine(2251)-2'-O)-methyltransferase RlmB produces the protein MSQLEKVYGVHAVEALLRHHPKRVKQLWLAESRQAPRIQPLLELAAQYRVPVGHKERQELDDWAEGVHQGVVAEVSPSQVWGENMLDELLERSEGVPLLLVLDGVTDPHNLGACLRTADAAGALAVIVPKDKSATLNATVRKVACGAAEVIPLVAVTNLARTLEKLQKKGLWVVGTAGEVEQELYQLDMTGPTVLVMGAEGKGMRRLTREHCDYLVRLPMGGSVSSLNVSVATGVCLFEAVRQRRAKHQG, from the coding sequence ATGAGTCAGTTGGAAAAGGTTTACGGCGTTCACGCCGTGGAGGCACTGCTGCGCCACCATCCCAAGCGGGTCAAGCAGTTGTGGCTGGCCGAGAGTCGTCAGGCACCACGTATCCAGCCGCTGCTGGAGCTGGCGGCGCAGTACCGCGTGCCGGTCGGGCACAAGGAGCGCCAGGAGCTGGACGATTGGGCCGAGGGCGTGCACCAGGGTGTGGTCGCCGAGGTCAGTCCGAGTCAGGTCTGGGGTGAAAACATGCTCGACGAGCTGCTCGAGCGTAGCGAGGGTGTACCCCTGCTGCTGGTGCTCGACGGCGTGACCGATCCGCATAACCTCGGTGCCTGCCTGCGTACCGCCGATGCGGCGGGGGCGCTGGCGGTGATCGTGCCCAAGGACAAGTCCGCCACGCTCAATGCCACCGTGCGCAAGGTGGCCTGTGGTGCGGCCGAGGTGATCCCGCTGGTGGCGGTGACCAATCTGGCGCGCACCCTGGAGAAACTGCAGAAGAAGGGGCTCTGGGTGGTCGGCACTGCAGGTGAGGTCGAGCAGGAGCTGTATCAGCTCGACATGACCGGTCCGACGGTGCTGGTCATGGGCGCCGAGGGCAAGGGCATGCGCCGTCTGACTCGCGAGCATTGCGATTACCTGGTCAGGCTGCCCATGGGCGGCAGCGTCAGCAGTCTCAACGTCTCCGTCGCCACTGGCGTCTGCCTGTTCGAGGCGGTGCGCCAGCGTCGGGCCAAGCACCAGGGTTGA
- the rnr gene encoding ribonuclease R — protein sequence MADWQSLDPEAAREAEKYDNPIPSRELILAHLAERGSPASREQLVEEFGLDTEDQLEALRRRLRAMERDGQLIYTRRGTYAPVDKLDLICGRISGHRDGFGFLVPDDGSDDLFLSPAQMRLVFDGDRALVRVAGLDRRGRREGGIVEVISRAHESIVGRYYEENGIGFVVADNPKIQQEVLVTPGRTAGARVGQFVEIKITHWPTSRFQPQGDIIEVIGNYMAPGMEIDVALRSYDIPHVWPEAVIKEARKLKPEVDEKDKEKRVDLRHLPFVTIDGEDARDFDDAVYCEKNSSRWKLFSGGWKLYVAIADVSHYVKVGSALDAEAVERGNSVYFPERVVPMLPEELSNGLCSLNPHVDRLAMVCEMTMSKSGQMVDYKFYEAVIHSHARLTYNKVSLMLEDPKSSEGKSLRSEYKEVLPHLNQLYALYQVLIAARHERGAIDFETQETRIIFGEDRKIAEIRPTQRNDAHKLIEECMLAANVATARFMQDHEIPSLYRVHDGPPAERLEKLKAFLGELGLSLQRGKSKDGPSPKDYQRLLESIRERPDYHLIQTVMLRSLSQAVYSAENAGHFGLNYEAYTHFTSPIRRYPDLLVHRAIRSVIRSKRETKHVERAGAAIMPRARIYPYDEAALEKLGEQCSMTERRADEATRDVVNWLKCEFMQDRVGETFEGVITAVTGFGIFVELRDIYVDGLVHVTALPADYYHFDPVHHRLSGERSGRSFRLGDSVEVKVMRVDLDERKIDFELSQGKAKGGDSRRGGKAGGIGNTDVQKSREVKKALLDSAKKGGGKAPAKKTASHRKGAPAPKAKAEAGGGKPSKRKAKR from the coding sequence ATGGCCGATTGGCAATCCCTCGATCCCGAGGCCGCCCGCGAGGCGGAAAAATACGACAACCCCATTCCCAGCCGCGAACTGATCCTGGCCCATCTGGCCGAGCGGGGTTCGCCCGCCAGTCGCGAGCAACTGGTCGAAGAGTTTGGTCTCGATACCGAGGACCAGCTCGAAGCGCTGCGCCGCCGTCTGCGTGCCATGGAGCGCGATGGTCAGCTCATCTACACCCGCCGCGGCACCTACGCGCCGGTGGACAAGCTCGATCTGATCTGCGGGCGCATCAGCGGTCACCGCGACGGTTTCGGCTTCCTCGTGCCGGATGACGGCAGCGATGACCTTTTTCTCAGTCCGGCGCAGATGCGTCTGGTGTTCGATGGTGACCGTGCCCTGGTGCGCGTGGCCGGTCTCGACCGGCGTGGCCGTCGCGAAGGCGGCATCGTCGAGGTGATCAGCCGTGCCCACGAGAGCATCGTCGGCCGTTACTACGAAGAGAACGGCATCGGCTTCGTGGTTGCCGACAATCCCAAGATCCAGCAGGAAGTGCTGGTTACCCCCGGACGTACCGCCGGTGCGCGCGTCGGGCAGTTTGTCGAGATCAAGATCACTCACTGGCCGACCTCTCGCTTCCAGCCGCAGGGCGACATCATCGAAGTGATCGGTAACTACATGGCCCCGGGCATGGAGATCGACGTGGCGCTGCGCAGCTACGACATCCCGCATGTCTGGCCCGAGGCCGTGATCAAGGAGGCGCGCAAGCTCAAGCCCGAAGTGGACGAAAAGGACAAGGAAAAGCGCGTCGACCTGCGCCACCTGCCTTTTGTGACCATCGATGGTGAAGACGCGCGCGACTTCGACGACGCCGTCTACTGCGAGAAGAACAGCAGCCGCTGGAAGCTGTTCTCCGGTGGCTGGAAGCTCTACGTGGCCATCGCCGATGTGTCGCACTACGTCAAGGTTGGTTCGGCGCTGGACGCCGAGGCGGTCGAGCGCGGCAACTCGGTGTATTTCCCCGAGCGCGTCGTGCCGATGCTGCCCGAGGAACTGTCCAACGGGTTGTGCTCGCTCAACCCGCATGTCGATCGCCTGGCGATGGTCTGCGAGATGACCATGTCCAAGAGCGGCCAGATGGTCGACTACAAGTTCTATGAAGCGGTGATCCACTCCCACGCACGTCTGACCTACAACAAGGTCAGCCTGATGCTGGAAGATCCCAAGAGCAGCGAGGGCAAGTCCCTGCGCAGCGAATACAAGGAAGTCCTGCCGCACCTCAACCAGCTCTATGCGTTGTATCAGGTGCTGATTGCGGCCCGTCACGAGCGCGGCGCCATCGACTTCGAAACGCAGGAGACGCGCATCATCTTCGGTGAGGATCGCAAGATCGCCGAGATCCGTCCGACCCAGCGCAACGACGCGCACAAGCTGATCGAGGAGTGCATGCTGGCCGCCAACGTGGCCACTGCACGCTTCATGCAGGATCACGAGATTCCCTCGCTGTACCGCGTGCACGACGGCCCGCCGGCCGAGCGCCTGGAGAAGCTCAAGGCCTTCCTCGGCGAGCTGGGTTTGTCGCTGCAGCGTGGCAAGTCCAAGGACGGCCCGTCGCCCAAAGACTATCAGCGGCTGCTGGAAAGCATCCGCGAGCGTCCGGACTATCACCTGATCCAGACCGTGATGCTGCGTTCGCTGAGTCAGGCGGTGTACAGCGCCGAAAACGCCGGTCACTTCGGCCTCAACTATGAGGCCTATACCCACTTCACCTCGCCGATCCGTCGCTACCCTGACCTGCTGGTGCACCGCGCCATTCGCAGCGTGATCCGCTCCAAGCGCGAAACCAAGCACGTGGAGCGTGCTGGAGCGGCGATCATGCCCAGGGCGCGTATCTATCCGTATGACGAGGCGGCGCTGGAGAAACTCGGCGAGCAGTGCTCGATGACCGAGCGTCGTGCCGACGAGGCGACCCGTGACGTGGTCAACTGGCTCAAGTGCGAGTTCATGCAGGATCGCGTCGGTGAAACTTTCGAGGGCGTGATCACTGCGGTGACCGGCTTCGGCATCTTCGTCGAGTTACGCGACATCTACGTCGACGGCCTGGTGCACGTAACCGCGCTGCCGGCCGACTACTACCACTTCGACCCGGTTCACCATCGCCTGTCCGGTGAGCGCAGTGGCCGCAGCTTCCGCCTTGGCGACAGCGTCGAGGTCAAGGTCATGCGCGTCGACCTGGACGAGCGCAAGATCGACTTCGAACTGAGTCAGGGCAAGGCCAAGGGGGGTGATTCGCGGCGTGGTGGCAAAGCCGGCGGCATAGGCAACACCGATGTGCAGAAAAGCCGGGAAGTGAAGAAGGCCTTGCTCGACAGTGCGAAGAAGGGCGGCGGCAAGGCGCCGGCGAAGAAAACCGCCAGTCACCGCAAGGGCGCGCCTGCGCCAAAGGCCAAGGCCGAAGCGGGCGGTGGCAAGCCGAGCAAGCGTAAGGCGAAGCGATGA
- a CDS encoding methyl-accepting chemotaxis protein has protein sequence MADAVNRFIAKLQPIVRESGEVALRTGEQIRSLSQRGVAAEAAAERQRDEVAGSLQALEQMADEAQAESQSMQEALQRVDTIRQAAHENAAIAQRLSSLIEGLVARVADGSAVIERLAKQSEQIEVVLTVIQSIAEQTNLLALNAAIEAARAGESGRGFAVVADEVRALASKTQQSTGDIQTHIAALQRGAQEAVAAIAQAGEQGSEGLQVLRDSARLQQSVQQSVDDVHGAINAATQAAAHQAEGAGAVRGRVEIIHAEAQRAADAVAAIAGNARVLDELAAQLKASLGQFKV, from the coding sequence ATGGCCGATGCGGTAAACCGCTTCATCGCCAAGTTGCAGCCCATTGTGCGTGAGTCTGGCGAAGTGGCCCTGCGTACCGGTGAGCAGATTCGTAGCCTGAGCCAGCGCGGCGTGGCAGCCGAAGCGGCCGCTGAGCGTCAGCGCGACGAGGTGGCAGGGAGTCTGCAGGCGCTGGAGCAAATGGCCGACGAGGCGCAGGCGGAGAGCCAGTCCATGCAGGAGGCGCTGCAGCGCGTCGATACCATTCGCCAGGCGGCGCATGAGAATGCGGCCATCGCCCAGCGACTTTCCTCCCTGATCGAAGGGCTGGTCGCACGCGTGGCGGACGGCTCGGCAGTGATCGAGCGTCTGGCCAAGCAGAGTGAGCAGATCGAGGTGGTGCTGACGGTGATTCAGTCCATTGCCGAACAGACCAACCTGCTTGCACTCAATGCTGCCATCGAGGCGGCGCGCGCCGGCGAAAGCGGTCGTGGTTTCGCCGTCGTGGCCGACGAGGTGCGGGCGCTGGCGAGCAAGACCCAGCAGTCCACCGGTGATATTCAGACCCACATCGCTGCCTTGCAGCGTGGCGCGCAGGAAGCAGTGGCCGCTATCGCCCAGGCGGGGGAGCAGGGCAGCGAAGGGCTGCAGGTACTGCGTGACAGCGCGCGCCTGCAGCAGTCGGTGCAGCAATCCGTGGACGATGTGCACGGTGCTATCAACGCGGCGACTCAGGCTGCGGCCCATCAGGCCGAGGGGGCCGGTGCGGTGCGTGGGCGTGTGGAGATCATCCATGCCGAAGCGCAGCGTGCAGCCGATGCGGTGGCGGCGATTGCCGGCAATGCGAGGGTGCTGGACGAACTGGCGGCGCAGCTCAAGGCCAGTCTGGGGCAGTTCAAGGTCTGA
- a CDS encoding adenylosuccinate synthase yields MGKNVVVLGTQWGDEGKGKIVDLLTEQAAAVVRYQGGHNAGHTLVIDGEKTVLHLIPSGILREGVECLIGNGVVVAPDALLREITKLEEKGVPVRERLRISPACPLILSYHVALDQAREKARGDAKIGTTGRGIGPAYEDKVARRGLRVGDLFHRERFAAKLGELLDYHNFQLVNFYKEPAIDFQKTLDECMEYAELLKPMMADVTAVLHDLRREGKDIMFEGAQGSLLDIDHGTYPYVTSSNTTAGGIATGSGFGPLYLDYILGITKAYTTRVGSGPFPTELFDDIGAFLAKRGHEFGATTGRARRCGWFDAVILRRAIEINSISGLCLTKLDVLDGLETIRICTGYKDANGQVLVDAPTDADSYIGLQPVYEEMPGWGESTLGAKTLEDLPAAARAYIKRVEELVGAPIDIISTGPDRNETIILRHPFA; encoded by the coding sequence ATGGGTAAGAATGTCGTCGTCCTGGGCACCCAGTGGGGTGATGAGGGCAAGGGCAAGATCGTCGACCTGCTCACCGAGCAGGCTGCTGCAGTCGTGCGTTATCAGGGTGGCCACAACGCTGGCCACACCTTGGTGATCGACGGTGAAAAGACCGTTCTGCACCTGATTCCCTCCGGCATCCTGCGCGAAGGCGTTGAATGCCTGATCGGCAACGGTGTGGTGGTCGCGCCGGATGCACTGCTGCGCGAAATCACCAAGCTGGAAGAGAAGGGTGTGCCGGTGCGCGAGCGCCTGCGTATCAGCCCGGCCTGTCCGCTGATCCTGTCCTATCACGTGGCGCTGGACCAGGCGCGCGAAAAGGCCCGTGGCGATGCCAAGATCGGTACCACCGGCCGCGGTATCGGCCCGGCCTACGAGGACAAGGTTGCGCGTCGCGGTCTGCGCGTCGGTGATCTGTTCCACCGTGAGCGCTTCGCTGCCAAGCTGGGTGAGCTACTGGATTACCACAACTTCCAGCTGGTCAACTTCTACAAGGAGCCGGCCATCGACTTCCAGAAGACTCTGGACGAGTGCATGGAGTACGCCGAGCTGCTCAAGCCGATGATGGCCGACGTCACTGCCGTGCTGCATGACCTGCGCCGCGAAGGCAAGGACATCATGTTCGAAGGTGCCCAGGGTTCGCTGCTGGATATCGACCACGGCACCTACCCCTACGTCACCAGCTCCAACACCACCGCTGGTGGTATCGCAACCGGCTCCGGTTTCGGCCCGCTGTACCTGGACTACATCCTCGGCATCACCAAGGCCTACACCACCCGTGTCGGCTCCGGCCCGTTCCCGACCGAGCTGTTCGACGACATCGGTGCGTTCCTGGCCAAGCGTGGTCACGAGTTCGGTGCCACCACCGGTCGTGCCCGTCGTTGCGGTTGGTTCGATGCGGTGATCCTGCGTCGCGCCATCGAGATCAACAGCATTTCCGGTCTGTGCCTGACCAAGCTGGACGTGCTCGACGGCCTGGAAACCATCCGTATCTGCACCGGCTACAAGGATGCCAATGGCCAGGTGCTGGTCGATGCGCCGACCGATGCCGACAGCTACATCGGCCTGCAGCCGGTCTATGAGGAAATGCCGGGCTGGGGCGAGTCCACTCTGGGCGCCAAGACCCTGGAAGACCTGCCTGCCGCGGCTCGTGCCTACATCAAGCGTGTGGAAGAGCTGGTCGGTGCGCCGATCGACATCATTTCCACCGGCCCGGATCGCAACGAAACCATCATCCTGCGTCATCCGTTCGCCTGA
- a CDS encoding ATP phosphoribosyltransferase regulatory subunit, with translation MATVDRWLLPDGIEEVLPPEAARIEAARRQVLDLFQRWGYEFVVTPHIEYLESLLTGAGQDLDLRTFKVTDPLSGRQMGFRADITPQVARIDAHTLRREGPSRLCYAGSVLHAKPRALTTSRSPIQLGAELYGDASPASDIEVISLLVETLELAAVPDVHMDLGHVGIYRGLARAAGLSGAAEQQLFDALQRKAMDEIETLTAALPAGLGNMLRSLAELCGGREVLDLAQAVLVEAPDAVHAALDELVAIADALELRYPELPLYFDLGELRGYNYHTGVVFAAFVPGEGGAIAQGGRYDDTGAVFGRARPATGFSTDLKTLVTLGDMRLDEALGGVWAPDNHDLYLWQAVRRLRSEGERVVQALPGQSEADAREAGCDRLLTLRDGRWQVAPLAS, from the coding sequence ATGGCAACGGTAGACCGCTGGCTGCTGCCAGATGGCATCGAAGAAGTACTGCCGCCGGAAGCGGCGCGCATCGAGGCGGCACGCCGTCAGGTGCTGGATCTGTTCCAACGTTGGGGTTACGAATTCGTCGTCACCCCTCATATCGAGTACCTGGAATCCCTGCTCACTGGCGCCGGCCAGGATCTCGATCTGCGTACCTTCAAGGTCACCGATCCGCTCTCCGGCCGGCAGATGGGCTTTCGTGCCGACATCACTCCGCAGGTGGCGCGTATCGACGCCCACACCCTGCGCCGCGAGGGGCCGAGCCGTCTGTGCTATGCCGGCAGCGTGCTGCACGCCAAGCCGCGTGCGCTGACCACTTCGCGCAGCCCGATCCAGCTCGGCGCCGAGCTCTATGGCGACGCCAGCCCGGCCAGCGATATCGAGGTGATCAGCCTGCTGGTCGAGACCCTTGAGCTGGCTGCAGTGCCGGACGTGCACATGGACCTTGGTCATGTCGGCATCTACCGCGGTCTGGCCCGCGCCGCGGGGCTGTCCGGTGCGGCCGAGCAGCAGTTGTTCGACGCGCTGCAGCGCAAGGCCATGGACGAAATCGAGACCCTGACTGCGGCGTTGCCGGCAGGCCTGGGCAACATGCTGCGTTCGCTGGCCGAGCTGTGTGGTGGGCGCGAGGTGCTGGATCTGGCTCAGGCTGTCCTGGTCGAAGCGCCGGATGCGGTCCATGCCGCCCTTGATGAGTTGGTGGCCATCGCCGATGCGCTGGAGCTGCGTTATCCCGAATTGCCGCTGTATTTCGACCTCGGCGAATTGCGCGGCTACAACTATCACACTGGCGTTGTGTTCGCGGCCTTCGTCCCGGGCGAGGGCGGTGCCATTGCTCAGGGCGGTCGTTACGACGATACCGGTGCGGTGTTCGGTCGGGCACGCCCGGCTACCGGCTTCTCCACTGATCTGAAGACCCTGGTGACCCTGGGTGACATGCGTCTGGATGAAGCGCTCGGTGGCGTCTGGGCTCCGGATAATCATGATCTCTATCTGTGGCAGGCCGTTCGTCGTCTGCGTAGTGAGGGTGAGCGTGTGGTACAGGCGCTGCCCGGGCAGAGCGAGGCGGATGCGCGCGAAGCAGGCTGTGACCGCCTGCTGACGTTGCGTGATGGACGTTGGCAGGTGGCGCCCCTGGCGTCCTGA
- a CDS encoding DUF2065 domain-containing protein: MWQELGVALCLVLVLEGILPFLYPRHWRGAVLQAARLPDRRLRLMGLASMLLGTALLYLLH, from the coding sequence ATGTGGCAGGAACTCGGCGTCGCACTGTGTCTGGTACTGGTGCTGGAAGGCATCCTGCCCTTCCTCTATCCGCGTCATTGGCGCGGGGCGGTATTGCAGGCTGCGCGTCTGCCCGACCGCCGACTGCGTCTTATGGGGCTGGCCAGCATGCTGCTGGGTACTGCTCTTCTATATCTGCTTCACTGA
- the hflC gene encoding protease modulator HflC: MSNKSLIGLIVAVVLALVAWNSFYIVAQTERAVLLQFGRVVNPDVQPGLHVKIPYVNQVRIFDGRLLTLDSTSSRFLTLEKKALMVDAYAKWRVKDAERFYQATSGMKQVADERLARRLEASLRDQFGKRTLHESVSGERDALMADVTSTLNRAAERELGIEVVDVRVKAIDLPREVNRSVFERMSTEREREAREHRAKGRELAEGIRADADRQRRVLLAEAYREAEELRGDGDAQAAAIYARAFGQDQEFYSFYRSLQAYRESFADKRDVLVLDPSSDFFRYLEKSKR, from the coding sequence ATGAGCAACAAGTCCCTGATCGGCCTGATCGTGGCCGTGGTTCTGGCCCTGGTGGCATGGAATAGCTTCTACATCGTGGCGCAAACCGAACGTGCGGTTCTGCTGCAGTTCGGTCGTGTGGTCAATCCGGACGTGCAGCCTGGTCTGCACGTGAAGATTCCTTACGTCAACCAGGTGCGCATCTTCGATGGCCGTCTGCTGACGCTGGATTCCACTTCTTCGCGCTTCCTGACCCTGGAGAAGAAGGCACTGATGGTGGACGCCTACGCCAAATGGCGGGTGAAGGATGCCGAGCGTTTCTATCAGGCCACGTCCGGCATGAAGCAGGTCGCCGACGAGCGTCTGGCGCGTCGCCTGGAAGCTTCGCTGCGTGACCAGTTCGGTAAGCGCACCCTGCACGAGTCGGTTTCCGGTGAACGCGATGCGCTGATGGCTGACGTTACCTCAACCCTCAATCGTGCTGCCGAGCGTGAGCTGGGTATCGAAGTGGTCGATGTGCGGGTCAAGGCCATCGACCTGCCGCGTGAGGTCAACCGCAGCGTGTTCGAGCGGATGAGCACCGAGCGTGAGCGTGAGGCCCGCGAGCACCGCGCCAAGGGTCGTGAGCTGGCCGAAGGTATTCGCGCCGATGCCGATCGTCAGCGTCGTGTGCTGCTGGCTGAAGCCTACCGTGAAGCGGAAGAGCTGCGCGGTGATGGTGATGCCCAGGCTGCTGCCATCTACGCCCGTGCCTTCGGTCAGGATCAGGAGTTCTACTCCTTCTACCGTAGCCTGCAGGCGTACCGCGAAAGCTTCGCTGACAAGCGTGACGTCCTGGTGCTGGATCCAAGTAGCGATTTCTTCCGTTACCTGGAAAAGTCCAAGCGTTGA
- the hflK gene encoding FtsH protease activity modulator HflK, with the protein MAWNEPGGNSNNQDPWGGRKGGGRQGPPDLDEAFRKLQESLNGLFGGGKKRGDDDSGRSGGGGGFGLLFVGLGLLAVVWLYSAIYVVDEQEQAVVLRFGKYHETVGPGLNIYFPPIDRKFQENVTRERAYSKQGAMLTEDENIIEVPLTVQYRISNLQDFVLNVDQPEVSLQHATDSAVRHVVGSTEMDQVLTEGRELMASEVRERLQRFLDNYRTGITITQVNIQSAAAPREVQEAFDDVIRAREDEQREKNQAESYANGVIPEARGQAQRLLEEANGYRDEVIARAQGEADRFTKLVAEYRKAPEVTRERLYLDTMQELMSNTSKVLVTGDKGQNNLLYLPLDKMIDSRGGSSSSSSANSSTSTTRDPAVPLSSDLSQRNLRTREGR; encoded by the coding sequence ATGGCTTGGAATGAGCCGGGTGGAAACTCGAACAATCAAGACCCTTGGGGCGGCCGCAAAGGCGGTGGACGCCAGGGCCCGCCGGATCTCGACGAAGCGTTCCGCAAGCTGCAAGAAAGCCTGAACGGGCTTTTCGGTGGCGGCAAGAAGCGTGGTGATGACGATTCCGGACGCAGCGGTGGTGGCGGTGGCTTCGGTCTGCTGTTCGTAGGCCTCGGCCTGTTGGCGGTGGTCTGGCTGTACAGCGCGATCTACGTGGTGGATGAACAGGAGCAGGCCGTGGTGCTGCGCTTCGGCAAATATCACGAGACCGTCGGTCCGGGTCTGAACATCTACTTCCCGCCGATCGATCGTAAGTTCCAGGAAAACGTGACGCGTGAGCGTGCCTACAGCAAGCAGGGCGCCATGCTGACCGAAGACGAGAACATTATCGAAGTCCCGCTGACCGTGCAGTACCGCATCAGCAACCTGCAGGACTTCGTGCTCAACGTCGACCAGCCGGAAGTCAGCCTACAGCACGCCACCGACAGCGCCGTGCGTCATGTCGTCGGCTCCACCGAGATGGACCAGGTGCTGACCGAAGGTCGTGAGCTGATGGCCAGCGAAGTGCGTGAGCGTCTGCAGCGTTTCCTCGACAACTACCGTACCGGTATCACCATCACCCAGGTGAACATCCAGAGCGCTGCGGCGCCGCGTGAAGTTCAGGAAGCCTTCGATGACGTGATCCGTGCCCGTGAAGACGAGCAGCGCGAGAAGAACCAGGCCGAGTCCTACGCCAATGGCGTGATTCCGGAAGCGCGTGGTCAGGCCCAGCGTCTGCTGGAAGAAGCCAACGGTTATCGCGATGAAGTCATCGCCCGCGCCCAGGGTGAGGCGGACCGCTTCACCAAGCTGGTAGCCGAGTATCGCAAGGCGCCGGAGGTGACCCGTGAACGTCTGTATCTGGACACCATGCAGGAACTGATGAGCAACACCAGCAAGGTTCTGGTCACTGGCGACAAGGGGCAGAACAACCTGCTCTATCTGCCGCTGGACAAGATGATCGACAGCCGTGGTGGTTCCTCTTCATCCAGTTCCGCCAACAGTAGCACTTCGACGACGCGTGATCCGGCGGTGCCGCTGAGCAGCGATCTGTCGCAGCGTAACCTGCGTACCCGGGAGGGCCGTTGA